One region of Skermanella mucosa genomic DNA includes:
- a CDS encoding heparinase II/III family protein, whose protein sequence is MTGQRDTLGWLKQGARAFAFGNPLYGLTLGGRPVSGLATVPNDPWPGDADIGAAVMDGVFPFAGEVMQADEPVWVPALGFSATWVARMNAFDWLRDLRAVGGDAPRRQARLLISGWLDQNHGWNQASWAPDVLGARIANWIGQHDFYCQSADDAFRGRVFESLARQTRHLARVTPGPLQGAALLTAVKGLVYGGLCLPGCEKHVAYALRLLERELPLQVLPDGGHVERNPERHMLVLRTLIDLRAVLRAARQEVPEMLQHAIDRMTPALRFFRHGDGGLALFNGGREADPAMTDTVLAQSDARGRPLKSAPHCGFERMLAGRTTVLMDTGKAPPPGLDDDAHAGTLSFEMTIGRERLIVNCGSHPSRFGPWRGALAATAAHSTLAVAETNSAEVFEGGGLGRRPNRITCERIESDGATLVEATHDGYVRAFGLLHRRRLYLADNGDDLRGEDTLEGPAGHPFALRFHLHPGVDATVSPNGGSALLRLPGGSSWRLRATGGTFAVSESIYFGGGFGDGDEPRPTSQVVVTGDTVSDRTVIKWALRREKKQA, encoded by the coding sequence GCTGAAGCAGGGCGCGCGGGCGTTCGCCTTCGGCAATCCGCTGTACGGCCTGACCCTTGGCGGCCGTCCGGTCAGCGGGCTGGCGACCGTCCCCAACGATCCCTGGCCGGGCGACGCGGATATCGGTGCCGCGGTGATGGACGGGGTCTTCCCCTTCGCGGGCGAGGTGATGCAGGCGGACGAGCCGGTCTGGGTGCCGGCCTTGGGCTTCAGCGCGACCTGGGTCGCCCGGATGAACGCGTTCGACTGGCTGCGCGACCTGCGCGCCGTCGGCGGCGACGCGCCGCGCCGGCAGGCGCGCCTGCTGATTTCCGGCTGGCTCGACCAGAACCACGGCTGGAACCAGGCGTCGTGGGCGCCCGACGTGCTGGGTGCGCGCATCGCCAACTGGATCGGACAGCACGATTTCTACTGCCAGAGCGCGGACGACGCGTTCCGCGGCCGGGTGTTCGAAAGCCTGGCGCGGCAGACCCGCCACCTGGCCCGCGTCACCCCCGGCCCGCTCCAGGGCGCGGCATTGCTGACCGCGGTCAAGGGCCTAGTCTATGGCGGGCTGTGCCTGCCCGGCTGTGAGAAGCACGTGGCCTATGCCCTGCGGCTGCTGGAACGCGAGCTGCCGCTCCAGGTGCTGCCGGACGGCGGCCATGTGGAACGCAACCCCGAGCGCCACATGCTGGTGCTGCGCACCCTGATCGACCTGCGCGCCGTCCTGCGCGCGGCGCGGCAGGAGGTGCCGGAGATGCTCCAGCACGCGATCGACCGCATGACCCCGGCGCTCCGCTTCTTCCGCCACGGCGACGGCGGGCTGGCCCTGTTCAACGGCGGGCGGGAAGCCGACCCGGCGATGACAGACACGGTGCTGGCCCAGTCCGACGCGCGCGGCCGCCCGCTGAAGAGCGCTCCCCATTGCGGGTTCGAGCGGATGCTGGCCGGACGCACCACGGTGCTGATGGACACCGGCAAGGCGCCGCCGCCGGGCCTGGACGACGACGCCCACGCCGGCACTCTCAGCTTCGAGATGACCATCGGGCGGGAGCGGCTGATCGTCAATTGCGGATCGCATCCTAGCCGTTTCGGCCCCTGGCGCGGCGCGCTGGCGGCGACCGCCGCCCATTCCACGCTGGCGGTGGCTGAGACCAATTCGGCCGAGGTGTTCGAGGGGGGCGGCCTGGGCCGCCGGCCCAACCGGATCACCTGCGAGCGCATCGAGAGCGACGGCGCCACCCTGGTCGAGGCGACCCACGACGGCTATGTGCGCGCCTTCGGGCTGCTGCACCGGCGGCGGCTCTACCTGGCGGACAACGGCGACGACCTGCGCGGAGAGGACACGCTGGAAGGACCCGCCGGCCACCCCTTCGCGCTCCGCTTCCACCTTCATCCCGGCGTGGACGCCACCGTGTCGCCCAACGGCGGCTCCGCCCTGCTGCGGCTGCCGGGTGGCTCGTCGTGGCGCCTGAGGGCGACCGGCGGGACCTTCGCCGTTTCCGAAAGCATCTATTTCGGCGGCGGGTTCGGCGACGGCGACGAGCCGAGGCCGACCAGCCAGGTCGTCGTGACCGGCGACACCGTGTCCGATCGCACCGTGATCAAATGGGCGCTGCGCCGCGAGAAGAAGCAGGCCTGA
- the purH gene encoding bifunctional phosphoribosylaminoimidazolecarboxamide formyltransferase/IMP cyclohydrolase, with protein sequence MTADLVRVTRALISVSDKTGLVPFGQALAARGVEILSTGGSAQQLRDAGVPVTEVGDHTGFPEMMDGRVKTLHPKIHGGILARRDLDSHLAAMEAHGIPPIDLVVVNLYPFEATVARGAAFEDCVENIDIGGPAMIRSAAKNHGFVAVVTDAADYDAVLAELEANDGATTLALRRRLAAGAYARTAAYDSAISQWFAGRNGETFPARVTVAGSLRQTLRYGENPHQQAAFYVGADGRPGIATATQLQGKELSYNNLNDTDAAFELVAEFDRPAVAIIKHANPCGVAEGDNLPDAYARALECDPVSAFGGIIAVNRTLDAATAEQIAKLFAEVVIAPDADEEARAFLAAKKNLRVLLTGAMPDPAAPGMTVRTVSGGFLFQNRDSGRIGLPDLKVVTKRSPDERELADLLFAFRVAKHVKSNAIVYAKAGATVGIGAGQMSRVDSSRIAAWKSADAARAAGRAEAGTIGSVVASDAFFPFADGLLAAADAGATAIIQPGGSMRDGEVIAAADERGLAMVFTGMRHFRH encoded by the coding sequence ATGACCGCCGATCTCGTCCGCGTCACCCGCGCCCTCATCTCCGTTTCCGACAAGACCGGCCTGGTGCCGTTCGGCCAGGCCCTGGCGGCGCGCGGCGTCGAGATCCTGTCCACCGGCGGGTCGGCCCAGCAGCTCCGCGACGCGGGCGTGCCGGTCACCGAGGTCGGCGACCATACCGGCTTCCCCGAGATGATGGACGGCAGGGTCAAGACGCTGCATCCGAAAATCCATGGCGGCATCCTGGCGCGCCGCGACCTGGACAGCCACCTGGCCGCCATGGAGGCCCATGGCATCCCGCCGATCGACCTGGTGGTGGTCAACCTCTATCCGTTCGAGGCGACGGTCGCGCGCGGCGCCGCCTTCGAGGACTGCGTGGAGAACATCGACATCGGCGGCCCGGCGATGATCCGGAGCGCCGCCAAGAACCACGGCTTCGTCGCCGTGGTGACCGACGCCGCCGACTACGACGCCGTCCTGGCCGAGCTGGAGGCAAACGACGGCGCCACGACGCTGGCGCTCCGGCGGCGCCTGGCGGCCGGCGCCTACGCCCGCACGGCGGCCTACGACTCCGCCATCAGCCAGTGGTTCGCCGGCCGGAACGGCGAGACCTTCCCGGCCCGGGTCACGGTCGCCGGCAGCCTGCGCCAGACGCTCCGCTACGGCGAGAACCCGCACCAGCAGGCGGCGTTCTATGTCGGGGCCGACGGCCGGCCGGGCATCGCGACGGCGACCCAGCTCCAGGGCAAGGAGCTGAGCTACAACAACCTGAACGACACGGACGCCGCGTTCGAGCTGGTGGCCGAGTTCGATCGCCCCGCCGTCGCCATCATCAAGCACGCCAACCCGTGCGGCGTCGCCGAGGGCGACAACCTGCCCGACGCCTACGCCCGCGCGCTGGAATGCGACCCGGTCAGCGCCTTCGGCGGCATCATCGCGGTCAACCGCACCCTGGACGCGGCCACGGCCGAGCAGATCGCCAAGCTGTTCGCCGAGGTGGTGATCGCCCCCGACGCCGACGAGGAGGCCCGGGCGTTCCTGGCCGCCAAGAAGAACCTGCGGGTCCTGCTGACCGGCGCCATGCCCGATCCGGCGGCGCCGGGCATGACGGTGCGGACGGTATCCGGCGGCTTCCTGTTCCAGAACCGCGACAGCGGCCGGATCGGCCTGCCCGACCTGAAGGTGGTGACCAAGCGTTCGCCCGACGAGCGGGAGTTGGCCGACCTGCTGTTCGCCTTCCGCGTCGCCAAGCACGTCAAGTCGAACGCCATCGTCTATGCCAAGGCCGGCGCCACGGTGGGCATCGGCGCCGGCCAGATGAGCCGGGTGGACAGCTCGCGCATCGCGGCGTGGAAGTCTGCCGACGCGGCCCGGGCGGCGGGCCGGGCGGAGGCCGGGACGATCGGTTCCGTGGTCGCGTCCGACGCCTTCTTCCCTTTCGCGGACGGCCTTCTGGCGGCGGCGGACGCCGGCGCCACGGCGATCATCCAGCCCGGCGGCTCGATGCGCGACGGCGAGGTGATCGCGGCCGCCGACGAGCGCGGCCTCGCGATGGTCTTCACCGGGATGCGCCACTTCCGGCATTGA